Part of the Halalkalibacter krulwichiae genome is shown below.
TAGAAGGACTTAACTTGCAATAGAGAGCAAATTGAGTCTCTTTGTTTCCCCAATAACCAATAAATGCACCGCGTATGCCTTCTAAACAAGACAATTGATGTTTCTTCATGATGCCAGCAAGACCTTTTTTAAATCCTGTAACATCCGGTTCCATGATAGACCTCCTTAATTACTTGGTTGACCGTTACCGCCCACACCTTGAACGGTAACAATATGCAAGGCTTCCTCTTTAGAAAAACCAGCTTTAACTAGTTCGTTATAATAAGCTTTGTGTAGCTTGGCAATTTCAGAGTACAATTCTAATTGCAATGGAATAGCTTGCCTCAGAGCATCTAATTGACTACCAATCTCTTGTTTTGTTCCGTTAATTACTCTCATAAAGTTTCATCTCCCTCTCCGTCTCTTACCACGAATCTTCTTTTTACGCTCTTTCGTCTGCTTTGTGATAGCAGCTTCATAGTTTTTACGTTCGGCTGTCCACGTTTTACGCTCTTCTTCTAATGCAGAAAGATGAGCATCGTGAATTTCATTGTGGATATGCATCTGTAATTCTCTTTGCTTGTTTAGTTTGTTTCCTGCAGCAACCACCACACCGGCTTGAGTCATGACATCATGCATTTGTTCAGTCGCTTCTTTCGTTTTTTCTAACACTTCACCTGTCTTTTTCATTTTCTGATCAAAGCGCATGATTAAAACTGATAAAGCTACCCATAAGATCGCAAATAAGATAAAGTTAAACATTGATCTCTTCCTCCTTTACTTGCTCAGCAATAGCAACAGCAACAGCAGCCACTTGAATTAATTCGTTGTAAAGATCATGAGCATCTGTTTCCTTTTCGCTTACCATGCCTTTTTGAATGGCCTCTGCAACCTCACCAACTTCTTCAACTAAGATCGACAGCCACACACCATGCTGGTGACGTTGAAGCCCCCATTTTTCATTTTGTCTTATACGTTCTTCGTTCACATCATGTAGAACATGAGCGGTTAACGCGGCTTTGCCTAAGTTCATTTCTTTTCCTCCTCCAATGGCAGATTCATAGCTTCTGCCACCTTTTTAATAGTTGCCGGTCCTATGCCCTTCGTTTTTTGAAGGTCTTCAAAGCGCCTAGCAAAGTCTGCGCAAGCTGTTTTCATTACGTGTTGAATACCATCATTCAAACCCTTCATATAATCAGGACTGAGATTGTTTATTTTCACGAGACGGCCTCCAAGTCTTAATTAATCCCCACTTTCGTTTCTTGTGTTTGATAGAATGAATCGTGATTTTATATTTATCCGCAACTTCTTGATCGGTAAGCTTAGACTTTTTATATTGCAAATATAGTTCCTTCGTTAATTCGGGATCTTTGGGTTTTGTGTTCCTTTTCTCCCTTAACTCCTGAGTCTTTTGAGTTAACAGCTTTCCTAGACTTTGAAGTTTCTGACCAACAGGACAATTTTTGCAATAAGGACCAATATGATCTGATTTTCCGCTATGCTCACACGGTTTACATTGCTTGTCTTCAATTTCAGCAATCTTCCAAGTTATTTCAGTTCTAAACATCCTTTCTTTATGAAGAGCGTTCATTTCGCCACCTTCTTTCTTGGTTTCTTTTTCTCAGGAGGATTAAGTATCGTATCAATAACTTCTTGTTGATAGTCAGTTAATGTGAAGGTTAATGATTCCCTGTTTTCAATCGAATACATAATTTTCGCAAGAACAAATGCATCTAACACATTGTCACTACGATGACTGAAGCCCCAGTTATCTAAAATAGGTTGAATCATGTGTTCTTTAGCGCAATTTCCTTTTCCAGTTGCGAATTTCTTTAATTGCCCAGGTGTGATTTCTCTGTACGAATGGCCTCGGCTATAAAGAGCGATTCGAAAGGCATAACCTACACCGAATTGAAACCCGACACCTCTACCTTGAGAGTTATAGCTAAATCCTTCGATAGCGATCTTATCGCCTTTTTTAACATGAGAGGCTACCTCTTTAACAAGGGTAGTGATACGCTTAGGATCTTTGTTACCTATACCAGTAAGCTCTTTTGCCGTGGCTACTTCACCATTCTCATCAAGTGCGCAAAATCCTGTTTTGGTTGAGGGATCTATACCAACATAACGAGTCATGACAAAATTCCTTCTTTTGAAAAAGGCATATATTTCTTCCTAGCATTCTTAACAGCGATTTCTGCCTCTTTCATATCATCAAAATATCCAAGGTTAATCCTTTTTTTATTCACCGCCAACCTCGCTTGAAATTTCATCCTATCTTTTTTAAATTCGACTCCACGAATACCTGTAACAGAGTCCTTCCTTGCCCTTTTTTATTTTGTTGATTTTGTGCATTGGTAAGGATTCTTAGATTGACAGACCTTCTATTATCAAGTGTATTGTTATTAAAGTGATCAACAGTCAAGTTGCTTGTTAAATCCCAAAGCCAACGATGTAAATAAAAACGTCTCTTTGTTCCTTCGACAACTTTATCCCTCTGATATAGAATGAATTTGTCTTTTGATTAAAATGCGCATACCATGTATTAGAAAAAGAACGAGCTTTATCAAGGTCCTTTGTATCAATAAACGTTTCAAGTATCCGTTTTTTGCATTTCACAAAAATCACGGTTACATCATCACGAATTTCATAATCATTTTTCATCCCTTTCACCCTTCCTCTTTTGAAGTTCTCGTGCAGCTTCATAGCGAATTGATAACTTCACTGTTTCATCTTTCGTAATTTCATATAGTTGTAGATTGGTAGCTTTTGAGTAATCCATATTTCACCTCAATCCAACCAACCGCTAAGATCTTGATTAGGTTTCTCTGGTTGCTTCTCAGCAATCGGCTCTGGTTTCTTTTCTTCAGGAGGAATCTCAGAAGGAAATTCACTACCTTTATAAAGTTTTTCATTAAAAGCTTGCACCTGTGCAGATGTAAGTTCATAAATCCTTTTGGTCTTTTCATCTTTATTGACTGGATCAAGAGGGTGCTCTGCCATTTTGACCATCCATTCAAGGGCTTTGTTTCTTTGTTCAAGGGTTTCTATCTTTTTACTCATTTTCTCTCAGCTCCTTAAACTTCTGAATGTAACCACGGAAGAACAGTCTAAATTCATTGATACCAATGTTGCGACCTTTAGCAATAAATTGTTGGACTACCTTACCACCCCTCATAGTGTCGTCAGGCTTTTCCCAAAGAAACTCAACTACATCTGCATCCTGCTCTATGCTTCCTGATTCTTTTAAATCAGCTAATGTAGGTTTCTTCTTCATTTCAGATTCACGAGTCATTTGGCTAAGAAGCATGAATGGACAATCCATTTCCTTCGCTATCTTTTTAGCCATTCCAGTGACCTTACCAATTGCTTCTGATCGAGTTTCTCCCTTTTCTTTCGGGATGTTCATAATTTGCAAATAATCAACTGCAATAAGATCAATCTTTCCATATTTCCTTTTAAACTGTCTTGCCACTGATCGAACCTCTTGAATGGTGACACCAGCAGCATCACGAATGAATAACGGTTTTTGTTCCAGCTTTTCATACATAACCTTGACTATTTCGAATTCAAAATCATCTAGTTTCTTTTGGTTGATCTTAGGGTATTTAATCTCGGTTGCGCTTGAAATCAACCTGTCTAAGATCTGATACTTTGACATTTCTTGTGACCATAACAACACAACGCCTGAACTCTGATTGTCCAAAATCCCTCTAATTCGTTGCAGTAGCATCGCTGTCTTACCCATCGACGGTCTACCAGCTGAAATAAATAAATCTGTTCGCCCAAGACCATTGGACCATTCATCAAACTGCCCAAATCCAGTTTCTACACGACTGACAGGGGTTGTTAAGTGCTTGAAATATCCTTCTTTCATTTCTTTTAAGCTTTCCATTTCACCAGTGTTTTGAGGTCGAATCTGTTCAACTGACTCTTCAACAGCGGAGAAATACTCTTCATCCGTTGCGAAATCTTCTTGGGAAAGATGTTCAATCTTTCTTCCTAACTCCATTCCCCTAC
Proteins encoded:
- a CDS encoding MazG nucleotide pyrophosphohydrolase domain-containing protein → MNLGKAALTAHVLHDVNEERIRQNEKWGLQRHQHGVWLSILVEEVGEVAEAIQKGMVSEKETDAHDLYNELIQVAAVAVAIAEQVKEEEINV
- a CDS encoding replicative DNA helicase, with product MNLITANDISAEQSVLGAVLLDSNVLDEIIFLEERDFSSKQHQQLFRVIKYLDEQNKPIDLMTVVNEFNQFGQVDEMGGVQYLAKLTDSCPTTSNASHYAKIVRSKAVRRRGMELGRKIEHLSQEDFATDEEYFSAVEESVEQIRPQNTGEMESLKEMKEGYFKHLTTPVSRVETGFGQFDEWSNGLGRTDLFISAGRPSMGKTAMLLQRIRGILDNQSSGVVLLWSQEMSKYQILDRLISSATEIKYPKINQKKLDDFEFEIVKVMYEKLEQKPLFIRDAAGVTIQEVRSVARQFKRKYGKIDLIAVDYLQIMNIPKEKGETRSEAIGKVTGMAKKIAKEMDCPFMLLSQMTRESEMKKKPTLADLKESGSIEQDADVVEFLWEKPDDTMRGGKVVQQFIAKGRNIGINEFRLFFRGYIQKFKELRENE
- a CDS encoding zinc-finger domain-containing protein — its product is MNALHKERMFRTEITWKIAEIEDKQCKPCEHSGKSDHIGPYCKNCPVGQKLQSLGKLLTQKTQELREKRNTKPKDPELTKELYLQYKKSKLTDQEVADKYKITIHSIKHKKRKWGLIKTWRPSRENKQSQS